A genomic segment from Fusarium fujikuroi IMI 58289 draft genome, chromosome FFUJ_chr04 encodes:
- a CDS encoding probable metallo-beta-lactamase domain protein, translating to MAEPTVRSLFEPVTGTWQYVVSDPNTKSAVIIDPVLDYDPVKAAVSTGSADAILKTVKDNGLKIEMILETHAHADHLTAASYLQSALARSQGSKPLIGIGKLIRQVQSLFGERYGIDPREYDTVFDKLWEDNDEFTIGTLTARAVHLPGHTPDHMGYHIGKNVFVGDSIFHVDIGSARADFPGGSAEAIFNSGRKLLALPEDTKIWVGHDYPPADREAPVPFATVKEHRETNKHLKDGTREHEFIEMRKKRDESLAAPRLIHPSLQVNIRGGRLPAPNPAGLKTIHLPVTGSSW from the exons ATGGCAGAGCCAACAGTCCGCTCCCTATTCGAGCCTGTCACTGGCACCTGGCAGTACGTTGTCTCGGACCCGAACACCAAGAGCGCTGTCATCATCGACCCAGTCCTGGACTATGATCCTGTTAAAGCAGCAGTGTCGACCGGATCGGCtgatgccattctcaagaCTGTAAAAGACAATGGCTTGAAAATTGAGATGATACTAGAGACGCATGCTCATGCAGATCATTTGACTGCTGCATCATATCTCCAGTCAGCCCTTGCCAGAAGTCAAGGTTCCAAGCCACTTATCGGCATTGGAAAGCTTATCCGCCAGGTTCAGAGCTTGTTCGGAGAACGATATGGTATCGATCCTAGAGAGTATGATACTGTTTTTGATAAGCTATGGGAAGATAACGATGAGTTCACCATTGGCACTTTGACTGCCCGTGCTGTTCATCTCCCTGGTCATACGCCGGATCACATGGGATACCATATTGGCA AAAACGTGTTTGTTGGCGATTCCATCTTTCACGTTGACATCGGCTCAGCCCGCGCAGACTTCCCCGGTGGCAGTGCtgaagccatcttcaactccgGCCGCAAGCTCCTTGCACTGCCAGAAGATACAAAGATCTGGGTCGGACATGATTATCCACCGGCTGATCGAGAAGCCCCGGTTCCTTTTGCTACGGTGAAGGAGCACAGAGAGACCAACAAGCATCTAAAGGATGGAACCCGTGAGCACGAGTTTATTGAGATGCGAAAGAAACGTGATGAGTCTCTTGCTGCACCTCGATTGATCCATCCTTCGTTGCAGGTCAATATTAGAGGTGGACGACTGCCGGCACCGAACCCGGCAGGACTTAAGACGATTCATTTACCAGTGACAGGCTCGTCGTGGTAG